In one window of Duganella dendranthematis DNA:
- a CDS encoding alpha/beta fold hydrolase: MATAQVNGITIAYETSGSPLNPPVLLIMGLGMQLIAWPQDLVDGLVEQGYYVIRFDNRDIGLSTKFPQHKKPNLVWVYVKSLFGLKQTGGYTLHDMADDAAGLLDALGIAQAHVVGVSMGGMIAQIFASRFSARTLSLTSIMSSSGKRGLPGPTAAARNAMMRSADPADRKAVVDRVVNVYRVIGSPSFPTPERVMRANIERAIDRGANPDGVARQLVAIVGSGDRTPLLRKIRCPSLVIHGAADPLVPVACGIDTARAIPGARLEVIEGMGHDLPAQLIERLLALLDHHLRGNMAPELPPLTPHRAGSGTHH, encoded by the coding sequence TTGGCTACCGCACAAGTAAATGGCATCACGATTGCCTACGAAACCAGCGGCAGTCCGCTCAATCCGCCGGTGCTGCTAATCATGGGGCTGGGCATGCAGCTGATTGCCTGGCCGCAGGATCTGGTCGACGGCCTGGTGGAGCAGGGCTATTACGTGATCCGCTTCGACAACCGCGACATCGGCCTGTCCACCAAATTCCCTCAGCATAAAAAGCCCAACCTGGTGTGGGTGTATGTGAAATCCCTGTTCGGCCTGAAGCAGACCGGCGGCTATACGCTGCACGACATGGCGGACGATGCCGCCGGTCTGCTTGATGCGCTGGGCATCGCGCAGGCGCACGTGGTCGGCGTTTCCATGGGCGGTATGATCGCCCAGATCTTCGCGTCGCGTTTTAGCGCGCGCACGCTCAGCCTCACTTCCATCATGTCCAGCAGCGGCAAGCGCGGCTTGCCCGGTCCGACGGCGGCGGCGCGCAACGCCATGATGCGTTCGGCCGATCCTGCGGACCGCAAGGCGGTGGTGGACCGGGTGGTTAACGTCTACCGGGTGATCGGCAGTCCATCTTTTCCCACGCCCGAGCGGGTGATGCGCGCCAATATCGAACGTGCGATCGATCGCGGCGCCAATCCGGACGGCGTGGCGCGGCAGCTGGTGGCGATTGTCGGATCGGGCGACCGCACGCCGCTGCTGCGCAAGATACGCTGTCCTTCGCTGGTCATTCATGGCGCGGCCGACCCGCTGGTGCCGGTGGCGTGCGGCATCGATACCGCGCGGGCCATACCTGGCGCGCGGCTGGAGGTTATCGAAGGCATGGGGCACGATCTGCCGGCGCAACTGATCGAGCGCCTACTGGCCTTGCTCGACCATCATCTGCGGGGTAATATGGCGCCGGAACTTCCTCCGCTGACGCCGCATCGTGCCGGCAGCGGCACCCATCACTGA
- a CDS encoding LD-carboxypeptidase: MSTSKIGIAIAAPSGRPPDNDALQRGVQCLEQQGFLVHNYYDDDKKFQRFGGTESWRLAQLNAAAADPAVQIVMAVRGSYGMSRLLPMIDFGKMADSGKLFVGYSDFTAFQMPLFKQTGRTSLGGPMMCDDFTRDEPVAYTIKQFWDCVRGPVHTVRGAVADGGADNPVVDLSGKLWGGNLAMMVSLLGTPYFQALDGGICFIEDISEHPYRVERMVLQLFYAGALDGQQALVLGDFSGYKLNAMDNGYDFEAMLAYLRATLPIPVLTGLPFGHIKERATLPYGGKAHLTSTTRSLELAISDYLTL, from the coding sequence TTGAGTACATCCAAAATCGGTATCGCGATTGCCGCACCGAGCGGCCGTCCGCCGGACAATGACGCTTTGCAGCGCGGCGTGCAGTGTCTGGAACAGCAGGGCTTCCTGGTCCATAACTACTACGACGACGACAAGAAATTCCAGCGTTTCGGCGGCACCGAGTCGTGGCGCCTGGCGCAACTGAACGCCGCCGCCGCTGATCCGGCGGTGCAGATCGTGATGGCGGTGCGCGGCTCGTACGGCATGTCGCGCCTGTTGCCGATGATCGACTTTGGCAAGATGGCCGACAGCGGCAAGCTGTTTGTCGGCTACAGCGACTTCACCGCCTTCCAGATGCCGCTATTCAAGCAGACCGGCCGCACCAGCTTAGGCGGCCCGATGATGTGCGACGATTTCACACGCGACGAGCCGGTCGCCTACACCATCAAGCAGTTCTGGGACTGCGTGCGCGGGCCGGTGCATACCGTACGGGGCGCCGTCGCCGATGGCGGCGCGGATAATCCGGTGGTGGATCTCAGCGGCAAGCTATGGGGCGGCAACCTGGCGATGATGGTCAGCCTGCTCGGCACCCCGTATTTCCAGGCGCTGGACGGTGGGATTTGCTTCATCGAGGACATCAGCGAACATCCATACCGGGTGGAACGCATGGTGCTGCAACTGTTCTACGCCGGCGCGCTGGACGGACAACAGGCGCTGGTGCTAGGCGATTTCTCGGGTTACAAGTTAAACGCGATGGACAACGGCTACGACTTCGAGGCCATGCTGGCCTACCTTCGGGCCACGCTGCCGATCCCAGTCCTGACCGGGCTGCCATTCGGCCACATCAAGGAACGCGCCACGCTGCCGTACGGCGGCAAGGCACACCTGACTTCGACCACGCGCAGCCTGGAACTGGCGATCAGCGATTATTTGACCTTGTAG